A stretch of Roseovarius sp. M141 DNA encodes these proteins:
- a CDS encoding ABC transporter ATP-binding protein has translation MSDAVLSLKGIKKIYNRGKESEIAVLRGADLEIARGEIVALVAPSGAGKSTLLHIAGLLDTANAGEVAIGGTVMTALGDRRRTIARRRDVGFVYQFHHLLPEFTALENVALPQLADGTPRKEAEARAQELLDHVGVGPRAGHRPSAMSGGEQQRVAFCRALANQPRLLLADEPTGNLDPGTADQVFATLMGLVRDTGLSALIATHNLELAARMDRVVKLDQGLIVPG, from the coding sequence ATGAGTGATGCTGTGCTGAGCCTCAAGGGGATCAAGAAGATCTATAACCGCGGTAAGGAATCCGAGATCGCCGTGCTACGCGGCGCGGATCTGGAGATCGCGCGAGGCGAGATCGTCGCGCTGGTTGCGCCGTCGGGCGCGGGCAAGTCGACCTTGCTGCATATCGCCGGGCTGTTGGATACTGCGAACGCAGGCGAGGTGGCGATTGGCGGCACGGTGATGACGGCGCTGGGCGATCGGCGGCGCACCATCGCGCGGCGGCGCGATGTCGGGTTCGTGTATCAGTTCCACCACCTGCTGCCGGAGTTTACAGCGCTGGAGAATGTCGCGCTGCCGCAGCTGGCAGACGGCACCCCACGCAAGGAGGCCGAGGCGCGCGCGCAGGAATTGCTGGATCACGTAGGTGTCGGTCCGCGCGCCGGGCATCGCCCGTCGGCCATGTCGGGGGGCGAGCAGCAGCGCGTCGCGTTCTGCCGTGCGCTGGCAAATCAGCCGCGCCTGTTGCTGGCGGACGAGCCGACGGGCAATCTGGATCCGGGCACGGCCGATCAGGTATTCGCCACGTTGATGGGTCTGGTACGTGACACGGGGCTGTCGGCGCTGATCGCAACCCACAACCTGGAACTGGCGGCGCGGATGGACCGGGTGGTAAAACTGGATCAGGGGTTAATCGTACCGGGGTGA
- a CDS encoding Ldh family oxidoreductase, protein MPRIEISEIEKLSKAALMRHGADEWIAASVADAIRQAEATGNRICGLYYLESYCQQLQSGRVNGTAVPEVMRPRPGSVRVDAKFGFAQAAFERALPEAVAAARDCGTASLAVCHAHTCTSLGYFTGQIARAGLIGLGLTNATPIVAPPGGKTRVIGTNPIAFSVPDGQGGIAMQFDQSTTTVALGKITMAKAANEPIPEGWAVDKDGNPTTDAAAALGGSLVSLGAGAAGYKGWGFGLMAEILAAGLTGSLASQDVAPLKAPEGAPHDLGQFYLLIDPGMSDHFATRLARVAEGVAANEGARMPGQGRVLAKTVEVPDTLWSQVQGLAGAV, encoded by the coding sequence ATGCCGCGTATCGAGATTTCCGAGATTGAGAAACTGTCAAAGGCCGCGCTGATGCGCCATGGCGCGGACGAGTGGATCGCCGCAAGCGTCGCGGATGCCATCCGTCAGGCCGAGGCAACGGGTAACCGGATTTGCGGGCTGTATTACTTGGAGAGCTACTGCCAGCAATTGCAGTCTGGTCGTGTCAACGGGACAGCCGTGCCCGAGGTCATGCGCCCGCGTCCCGGATCGGTGCGCGTCGATGCAAAGTTTGGCTTTGCGCAGGCAGCGTTCGAGCGCGCCTTGCCTGAGGCGGTGGCGGCGGCGCGGGACTGCGGTACCGCCTCGCTGGCGGTGTGCCATGCGCATACCTGCACGTCTCTGGGCTATTTCACCGGCCAGATCGCGCGTGCCGGGCTGATCGGGTTGGGGCTGACCAACGCCACGCCCATCGTCGCGCCGCCGGGCGGCAAGACGCGCGTGATCGGCACCAACCCCATCGCGTTTTCCGTGCCGGACGGGCAGGGCGGCATTGCGATGCAGTTCGACCAATCGACCACCACCGTTGCGCTGGGCAAGATCACGATGGCCAAGGCCGCGAATGAACCGATTCCCGAAGGCTGGGCCGTGGACAAGGATGGCAACCCGACGACGGATGCAGCGGCGGCGCTGGGCGGATCTCTGGTCAGCCTGGGCGCAGGTGCGGCGGGTTACAAGGGCTGGGGATTTGGCCTGATGGCCGAGATTCTGGCAGCGGGGCTGACCGGCAGTCTTGCCAGTCAGGATGTCGCGCCACTGAAGGCACCCGAGGGCGCGCCGCATGATCTGGGCCAGTTCTATCTGCTGATAGATCCCGGCATGTCCGACCATTTCGCGACTCGCCTCGCCCGCGTGGCCGAGGGCGTCGCAGCAAACGAGGGCGCGCGCATGCCGGGGCAGGGGCGTGTACTGGCCAAAACCGTTGAGGTGCCAGACACGCTGTGGTCTCAGGTGCAGGGACTGGCCGGGGCGGTCTGA
- a CDS encoding DUF4864 domain-containing protein translates to MKHIIFALCVVAGVAFGTPIRAQEEPIRAVISAQIEAFEADDLDAAFTYASPTIQRMFGTAQNFETMVKNGYPMVWRPGDLKFLALEERGGLLWQDVLVRDLQGALHILEYQMQQDDAGWKINGVTIRRATAGTA, encoded by the coding sequence ATGAAACATATCATTTTTGCGCTTTGCGTTGTGGCCGGTGTTGCCTTTGGGACGCCGATACGCGCGCAGGAGGAGCCTATTCGCGCGGTCATATCTGCCCAGATCGAAGCGTTCGAGGCGGATGATTTAGACGCAGCGTTTACCTATGCCAGCCCCACGATACAGCGGATGTTCGGCACCGCGCAGAATTTTGAGACGATGGTCAAGAACGGCTATCCGATGGTCTGGCGCCCGGGCGATCTGAAATTCCTGGCGCTGGAGGAACGCGGCGGGCTGCTGTGGCAGGACGTGCTGGTGCGCGACCTGCAGGGCGCACTGCATATTCTGGAATACCAGATGCAGCAGGATGATGCTGGCTGGAAGATCAACGGCGTGACCATCCGCCGGGCCACTGCGGGCACTGCCTGA
- a CDS encoding glycosyl hydrolase family 28-related protein, translated as MNKAVTDGILFMPPAFGAGLNVWSSGDGTPGSDTYANAVNAAFVPADQDFGGALEIQKASATQKLRYMGQTPILPGCYLRITARIKAISGNLPTVRIAGWAGAPDGGNVSGVAQFGPQTTLQSYGTVVEISAIVGTGNRTGVDMVWGPQPSYGHFGLDLTGANGGIVRIDDIEIEDITRVFLRDLLGAVDVRDYGAIGDGVHDDAPAFEAADAAADGRDVLVPHGTYRMGDSVTMQSTVRFDGNVSMATQHIFTLTKNFNLPAYIDAFGDEEEAFRKAFQALLNNSGHDSLDMQGRIISLNGPIDMGAAVPDKTSYSQRRLIKNGQFYARDRPAWDTEVFTSQATYSPNDSLTLTNVTNVANIPVGAVVEGNGVGREVYVSGVDIAAQEIRLSQQLYDAAGTQVFTFRRFKYMLDFSAFDKLSKFSISNVEFQAGGECSCVMLPRAGTGFHFRDCFFTSPKDRGISSPALGDQGMIVDRCQFLSNEGSLNVADRVSIALNANANDVKLRDNRIVRFRHFALLAGSSNIVSGNHWFQGDNSNDGTRSAGLILTRTNCRTTINSNYVDNCFIEWSNEHDSAPGFSSEFSFSALNLVDNVFLAGNVAPWFTFLVVKPHGTGHFLNGVNVSGNSFRIIDDPIDRIERIDTSFADLDYNRIKNIAFSDNTFGNVYNPISSPLLLEYEQGSPAATWTIQPGARLPFGAFAQTVTSIVPAGPLRNAAGNVVHVAPYYEAKQGPDSNQIRLQFGTPVRGTVTVMVRIDDPF; from the coding sequence ATGAACAAGGCAGTTACTGACGGGATCCTCTTCATGCCGCCCGCCTTCGGGGCCGGTCTGAATGTTTGGTCCAGTGGCGATGGCACGCCCGGATCGGACACCTACGCGAACGCGGTAAACGCGGCCTTTGTGCCCGCCGATCAGGATTTCGGCGGTGCGCTGGAAATTCAAAAGGCCAGCGCCACGCAAAAACTACGCTACATGGGGCAGACGCCGATCCTGCCGGGCTGTTACCTGCGTATCACCGCCCGCATCAAGGCCATTTCGGGCAACCTGCCGACAGTCCGTATTGCCGGCTGGGCCGGTGCGCCCGACGGTGGCAATGTCAGCGGCGTGGCGCAGTTCGGGCCTCAGACCACGTTGCAAAGCTATGGCACGGTGGTCGAGATCAGCGCCATTGTTGGCACAGGCAATCGCACGGGCGTCGATATGGTCTGGGGACCGCAGCCCAGCTATGGGCATTTCGGGCTGGACCTGACCGGCGCGAATGGCGGCATCGTGCGGATTGATGATATCGAGATCGAGGATATCACCCGCGTTTTCCTGCGCGATCTGCTCGGGGCGGTCGATGTGCGCGACTACGGCGCCATCGGTGACGGTGTGCACGACGACGCGCCCGCATTCGAGGCCGCCGACGCCGCTGCGGATGGGCGCGATGTGCTGGTGCCACATGGCACCTACCGCATGGGCGACAGCGTGACGATGCAATCCACGGTGCGTTTTGACGGCAATGTGAGCATGGCAACGCAGCATATCTTCACCCTGACGAAGAACTTTAACCTGCCCGCCTATATCGACGCTTTCGGCGACGAGGAGGAAGCGTTTCGCAAGGCGTTTCAGGCGCTTCTGAACAATTCAGGCCACGATTCACTGGATATGCAGGGACGCATCATATCGCTGAACGGACCGATCGACATGGGCGCCGCCGTGCCGGACAAGACCAGCTATTCGCAACGCCGCCTGATCAAGAACGGACAGTTCTACGCGCGGGACCGGCCTGCCTGGGATACCGAGGTATTCACGTCGCAGGCCACCTATTCTCCCAATGACAGCCTGACCCTGACCAATGTGACCAACGTGGCGAACATCCCCGTCGGCGCCGTCGTCGAAGGAAATGGCGTGGGCCGCGAGGTGTATGTCAGCGGGGTCGACATTGCCGCGCAGGAAATCCGGCTGAGCCAGCAACTGTATGATGCGGCAGGGACGCAGGTTTTTACCTTCCGCCGGTTCAAATACATGTTGGATTTCAGCGCGTTTGACAAACTTAGCAAGTTTTCCATATCCAACGTTGAATTCCAGGCTGGGGGGGAATGCAGCTGTGTGATGTTGCCGCGGGCCGGGACGGGGTTTCATTTTCGCGACTGTTTCTTCACCTCGCCGAAAGATCGCGGGATATCCAGCCCGGCACTCGGCGATCAAGGCATGATTGTGGATCGCTGCCAGTTCCTGTCCAATGAGGGGTCGCTGAATGTGGCGGACCGGGTTTCGATCGCGTTGAACGCCAACGCCAACGACGTCAAGCTGCGCGACAATCGCATCGTGCGGTTCCGGCATTTTGCCCTGCTGGCGGGGTCCAGTAATATCGTGTCGGGCAACCACTGGTTTCAGGGCGACAATTCGAATGATGGAACGCGCAGTGCCGGGCTGATCCTGACGCGGACCAACTGCCGCACGACGATCAATTCGAACTATGTCGACAATTGTTTCATCGAATGGAGCAATGAGCATGACAGCGCGCCAGGCTTCTCCAGCGAGTTTTCGTTCAGTGCCCTCAATCTGGTCGACAACGTGTTTCTGGCGGGCAATGTGGCGCCCTGGTTTACCTTCCTCGTGGTCAAGCCGCACGGTACGGGCCACTTCCTGAACGGCGTGAATGTCAGCGGCAACTCATTCCGCATCATCGACGATCCCATCGACCGGATTGAGCGGATCGATACCAGCTTTGCCGATCTGGACTACAACCGGATCAAGAACATTGCTTTCAGTGACAATACCTTTGGCAATGTCTACAATCCAATCTCCAGCCCCCTGCTGCTGGAGTATGAACAAGGATCACCCGCGGCGACGTGGACGATTCAGCCGGGCGCCAGGCTGCCGTTCGGGGCCTTTGCGCAGACGGTTACGTCCATCGTGCCGGCGGGGCCGCTACGGAATGCTGCCGGCAACGTGGTCCATGTAGCACCCTATTACGAGGCCAAGCAGGGGCCCGACAGCAACCAGATCCGCCTGCAATTTGGCACGCCCGTGCGCGGGACGGTGACGGTGATGGTACGGATCGACGATCCGTTCTGA
- a CDS encoding cupin domain-containing protein, with translation MPNGPDELDLGVRLRAVRAKVGVSQRALAKRTGVPNSTISLIEAGKVNPSVAALKRILEGIPMSLSQFFDFQPEAERKVFYATEELTEIGKNGVSLRQIGTTLFGRAMMILSETYEIGADTGRTMLDHDAEEGGIVVSGRVEVTVGDQRKVLGPGDAYYFDSRIQHRFRQVGPEPCRIISACTPPTF, from the coding sequence ATGCCCAACGGACCCGACGAACTGGATCTGGGCGTCCGCCTGCGCGCGGTGCGCGCCAAGGTAGGTGTGTCGCAGCGCGCCCTGGCCAAGCGGACGGGCGTGCCCAACTCCACCATATCGCTGATCGAGGCAGGTAAGGTGAACCCGTCCGTGGCCGCGCTCAAGCGGATACTGGAAGGCATTCCCATGTCCTTGTCGCAATTTTTCGATTTTCAGCCCGAGGCTGAGCGCAAGGTTTTCTATGCCACCGAAGAACTGACTGAAATCGGCAAGAACGGCGTGTCGCTGCGCCAGATCGGCACCACGCTATTTGGCCGGGCGATGATGATTCTCAGCGAGACCTACGAGATTGGCGCCGACACGGGCCGCACCATGCTGGACCACGACGCAGAAGAAGGCGGCATCGTGGTCAGCGGCCGGGTCGAGGTGACGGTCGGCGATCAGCGCAAGGTTCTTGGACCGGGTGATGCCTACTACTTCGACAGCCGGATTCAGCACAGGTTCAGGCAGGTCGGGCCAGAGCCGTGCCGCATCATCAGCGCCTGCACCCCGCCTACGTTTTGA
- a CDS encoding 4-aminobutyrate--2-oxoglutarate transaminase, with product MLNAEIAERRTGAISQGVGMMTQVYADHAKNSEVWDVEGNRYIDFAAGIAVVNTGHCHPKVMQAVSDQIGKFTHTCHQVLPYENYIRLAERLNEKVPGDFAKKTVFVTTGAEAVENAIKVARIHTGRSAVIAFGGAFHGRTFMGMSLTGKVAPYKKGFGAMMPDVYHIPFPIDLHGISTEDAMASLRMLFKSDLDPERVAAIIIEPVQGEGGFYPAPAELMRDLRKLCDDHGIVMIADEVQTGFARTGHLFAMEGYGIAADITTMAKGLAGGLPLAALTGRADIMDAAQPGGLGGTYGGNPLGIAASNAVLDVIEEEDLCNRANELGSRLKQRLESIRANTPEMVDVRGPGFMIAAEFNTADGSAPNADMTNRIRMEALKRGLILLTCGIYGNVIRFLAPITIQDDILAEGLDILEESIAAARTA from the coding sequence ATGTTGAACGCCGAGATCGCAGAACGTCGCACAGGCGCAATTTCGCAGGGCGTGGGGATGATGACCCAAGTCTATGCCGACCATGCCAAAAACTCCGAAGTGTGGGACGTCGAAGGCAACCGTTATATCGACTTTGCCGCGGGCATCGCCGTCGTCAACACTGGCCATTGCCACCCCAAGGTGATGCAGGCCGTGTCCGACCAGATCGGCAAATTCACGCATACCTGCCATCAGGTGCTGCCGTATGAGAATTACATCCGTCTGGCCGAGCGCCTGAACGAAAAGGTGCCGGGCGATTTCGCGAAAAAGACCGTGTTCGTCACCACCGGCGCCGAGGCTGTCGAGAACGCGATCAAGGTCGCGCGCATCCACACCGGTCGTTCTGCTGTCATCGCCTTTGGCGGCGCATTCCATGGCCGGACTTTCATGGGTATGTCCCTGACCGGCAAGGTCGCCCCCTACAAAAAGGGCTTCGGCGCGATGATGCCCGACGTCTATCACATCCCGTTCCCGATCGATCTGCATGGCATTTCGACCGAGGACGCGATGGCTTCGCTGCGCATGCTGTTCAAGTCTGACCTGGATCCCGAGCGCGTCGCGGCCATTATCATCGAGCCCGTTCAGGGCGAGGGCGGTTTTTACCCCGCGCCTGCCGAACTGATGCGCGATCTGCGCAAGCTGTGCGACGATCACGGCATCGTGATGATCGCGGACGAAGTGCAGACCGGCTTTGCCCGCACCGGGCATCTGTTTGCGATGGAAGGCTACGGTATCGCTGCGGATATCACGACCATGGCCAAGGGTTTGGCCGGCGGTCTGCCGCTGGCGGCGTTGACGGGCCGCGCCGATATCATGGACGCCGCGCAACCCGGCGGTCTGGGCGGCACCTATGGCGGTAATCCTCTGGGCATCGCGGCATCGAACGCCGTGCTGGACGTGATCGAAGAAGAAGACCTGTGCAACCGTGCGAACGAGCTCGGCTCGCGGCTCAAGCAGAGGCTCGAATCGATCCGCGCCAATACGCCCGAAATGGTTGATGTGCGTGGTCCCGGGTTTATGATCGCGGCCGAGTTCAACACGGCGGACGGCAGCGCGCCGAACGCCGACATGACCAACCGCATCCGTATGGAGGCGCTCAAGCGGGGCCTGATTCTGCTGACCTGCGGTATCTACGGCAACGTCATTCGCTTCCTCGCGCCGATCACCATTCAGGACGATATCCTCGCCGAGGGGCTGGATATTCTGGAAGAATCGATCGCCGCAGCGCGGACTGCGTAA
- a CDS encoding putative DNA modification/repair radical SAM protein: protein MTRQTLDQKLAILSDAAKYDASCASSGGTKRNARGGGLGSNTGSGICHSYAPDGRCISLLKILMTNFCIYDCSYCINRVSSNVPRARFSVDEVVKLTIEFYRRNYIEGLFLSSGVIRSPDATMSDMVQIARKLRQEENFKGYIHLKTIPDAAPELIAEAGLLSDRLSINVELPTDAALGTYAPEKNPGQIRRAMADVRQRREASKDRSHTGKRPPKFAPAGQSTQVIIGADASTDATVLGQSTRLYSSYGLRRVYYSAFSPIPDASAKLPLISPPLQREHRLYQADWLLRFYGFDVDEITSVTPDGNLALDIDPKLAWALQHRGLFPLDVNRASRDLLLRVPGFGVRTVSRILTTRRHRHLRYEDITRMGASMKKAGAFVIAGGWTPGSLTDSAHLRARFAPPPEQMSLF from the coding sequence ATGACCCGCCAGACCCTCGATCAGAAGCTTGCGATTCTCAGCGATGCCGCCAAATACGACGCCTCCTGCGCGTCGTCGGGCGGCACCAAGCGCAATGCGCGCGGCGGTGGCCTCGGCTCCAACACCGGCAGCGGGATCTGCCATTCCTACGCCCCAGATGGCCGCTGCATCAGCTTGCTGAAAATCCTGATGACGAACTTCTGCATCTACGATTGTAGCTATTGCATCAACCGGGTGTCCTCCAACGTGCCGCGCGCGCGGTTTTCCGTCGATGAGGTCGTTAAGCTGACCATCGAATTCTATCGCCGCAACTACATCGAAGGGCTGTTCCTGTCCTCCGGCGTCATCCGCTCGCCCGATGCGACGATGTCGGACATGGTGCAGATCGCCCGCAAGCTACGGCAAGAGGAGAATTTCAAAGGCTATATCCACTTGAAAACCATCCCCGACGCTGCGCCGGAGTTGATCGCGGAGGCAGGGCTGCTGTCGGACCGCCTGTCTATCAACGTAGAGCTTCCGACCGATGCCGCGCTGGGCACCTATGCGCCGGAAAAGAACCCCGGCCAGATCCGCCGCGCCATGGCCGATGTGCGCCAGCGCCGCGAGGCGTCCAAGGACCGCAGCCACACAGGCAAGCGCCCGCCGAAATTCGCCCCCGCCGGGCAATCAACTCAAGTGATCATCGGCGCGGATGCGTCCACCGATGCGACCGTTCTGGGGCAATCGACGCGGCTCTATTCCAGCTATGGCCTGCGCCGCGTCTATTATTCGGCTTTCTCGCCCATTCCCGATGCCTCGGCCAAGCTGCCGTTGATCAGCCCGCCCTTGCAGCGCGAACATCGCCTGTATCAGGCGGACTGGCTGCTGCGGTTCTATGGCTTTGACGTGGACGAGATTACGTCGGTCACGCCGGACGGCAATCTGGCCCTCGATATCGATCCGAAGCTGGCTTGGGCGCTTCAGCATCGCGGCCTATTTCCGCTGGATGTAAATCGCGCCAGCCGTGATTTGCTGCTGCGCGTTCCCGGATTTGGCGTAAGGACCGTAAGCCGGATCCTGACCACGCGCCGCCACCGTCATTTGCGTTACGAGGATATCACGCGCATGGGGGCGTCGATGAAAAAGGCGGGCGCGTTCGTGATTGCGGGCGGCTGGACGCCCGGCAGTCTGACCGACAGCGCCCATCTGCGCGCGCGTTTCGCGCCGCCGCCCGAGCAGATGAGCCTGTTTTGA
- a CDS encoding UdgX family uracil-DNA binding protein (This protein belongs to the uracil DNA glycosylase superfamily, members of which act in excision repair of DNA. However, it belongs more specifically to UdgX branch, whose founding member was found to bind uracil in DNA (where it does not belong), without cleaving it, appears to promote DNA repair by a pathway involving RecA, rather than base excision.) — protein sequence MHRVTVPLIGAADAWRVAARGLLAAGVAPGDVLWNAEGQGGAPDLFAADAAVPVGTGAVIVPRSFIGLASTVVFHTDPQRFARLYALLWRLRGAPHLMSDRADPDLAKLRQMEKAVHRCRHKMRAFVRFREIGAPDAPRRSFAAWFEPTHYTLEMNSGFFRDRFADMDWRIVTPDVTAIYEQGKVRLEPGQAAPQLPEDASEELWLTYFRNIFNPARLKVNAMRSEMPRKYWKNLPEAAAIPGLIADAPARARAMAAAAPTLPPLRAAAAQAGLALHVSAWTDTGEGLEAAIRACTRCPLHCNATQAVCGEGPERAALMVVGEQPGDHEDLAGRPFVGPAGQLFDKVAAEAGLNREAAYVTNAVKHFKHIPRGRRRIHQRPDAGEVDHCKWWLEAEITLAKPTLIVAMGATAALALTGSGARITARRGTVEKGALGHEVLITVHPSYLLRLPDPQARERATTDFRADLSLAARLVPSALAGPSATLR from the coding sequence ATGCACCGGGTGACAGTGCCGCTGATCGGCGCGGCAGATGCATGGCGCGTTGCCGCGCGCGGGTTGCTGGCGGCAGGGGTGGCGCCGGGCGATGTGTTGTGGAACGCCGAGGGGCAGGGCGGCGCGCCTGATCTGTTCGCAGCGGATGCAGCAGTGCCTGTGGGCACCGGCGCCGTGATCGTGCCGCGCAGTTTCATCGGGCTGGCAAGTACGGTGGTCTTTCACACCGATCCGCAGCGGTTCGCGCGGCTCTATGCGCTGTTGTGGCGGCTGCGGGGGGCGCCGCATCTGATGTCGGATCGCGCCGATCCTGATCTGGCAAAACTACGCCAGATGGAAAAGGCGGTGCATCGCTGCCGTCACAAGATGCGCGCTTTCGTCCGCTTTCGCGAGATCGGCGCGCCGGATGCGCCCCGGCGCAGTTTTGCCGCGTGGTTCGAGCCGACGCATTACACGCTGGAGATGAATTCCGGCTTTTTTCGAGACCGCTTTGCCGACATGGACTGGCGCATCGTCACCCCGGACGTGACGGCGATCTATGAGCAGGGCAAGGTCCGGCTGGAGCCGGGGCAGGCGGCGCCGCAGCTGCCCGAGGACGCGAGTGAGGAGTTGTGGCTGACCTATTTCCGCAACATCTTCAATCCCGCGCGGCTGAAGGTGAACGCGATGAGATCCGAGATGCCGCGCAAATACTGGAAAAACCTGCCGGAGGCGGCGGCGATTCCGGGTCTGATCGCGGACGCTCCGGCGCGCGCCCGCGCCATGGCCGCCGCCGCGCCGACCTTGCCGCCCCTGCGCGCCGCCGCTGCGCAGGCGGGGCTCGCGCTGCATGTCTCGGCGTGGACTGATACCGGCGAGGGGCTGGAGGCCGCCATTCGCGCCTGCACCCGCTGCCCCTTGCATTGCAACGCGACCCAGGCCGTCTGCGGCGAAGGACCGGAGCGCGCGGCGCTGATGGTGGTGGGCGAGCAGCCCGGCGACCACGAGGATCTGGCAGGGCGCCCCTTTGTCGGGCCTGCCGGGCAGTTGTTCGATAAGGTGGCGGCAGAGGCCGGGCTGAACCGCGAGGCGGCCTATGTCACCAACGCCGTCAAACATTTCAAGCACATACCGCGCGGGCGTAGGCGCATCCACCAGCGCCCAGATGCGGGCGAGGTGGACCATTGCAAATGGTGGCTGGAGGCGGAGATTACGCTCGCCAAACCGACCCTGATTGTCGCCATGGGGGCCACGGCGGCGCTGGCGCTGACGGGGTCCGGAGCGCGGATCACCGCCCGGCGCGGCACGGTCGAGAAGGGTGCCCTGGGCCATGAGGTGCTGATCACGGTGCATCCGTCGTACCTGCTGCGACTGCCGGACCCGCAGGCGCGAGAGCGTGCCACCACTGATTTTCGCGCCGATCTGTCGCTGGCGGCGCGGCTGGTGCCTAGCGCTTTGGCCGGCCCATCTGCCACGCTTCGGTGA
- a CDS encoding flavin reductase family protein, translated as MHYGETRPEILKHNPFKAIIAPRPIGWIGTLDPGGQANLAPYSFFNGIGSNPDMVMFSSEGAKHSATYARERGEFTFSLATEALAQQMNITSAPEPSGVIEFDLAGLEQGAPIVIQTPFVAASPAALECVTLDVRQLSDRHGTLLERFLVIGEVVRTHIRDEFITDGRFDTVAARPIARMGYADYATVTEAWQMGRPKR; from the coding sequence ATGCACTACGGCGAAACGCGACCCGAGATACTGAAACATAACCCGTTCAAGGCAATCATCGCGCCGCGCCCCATCGGCTGGATCGGAACGCTGGATCCGGGTGGGCAGGCCAATCTGGCACCCTATTCTTTCTTCAACGGGATCGGGTCAAACCCGGACATGGTCATGTTTTCCAGCGAAGGCGCGAAACATTCCGCCACCTATGCGCGCGAGCGGGGTGAATTCACCTTTTCTCTGGCGACCGAGGCATTGGCCCAGCAGATGAACATCACCTCCGCGCCCGAGCCATCGGGCGTGATTGAATTCGATCTGGCCGGGCTGGAGCAAGGCGCGCCCATTGTCATCCAGACCCCTTTCGTTGCCGCCAGCCCCGCCGCGCTGGAATGTGTCACCTTGGACGTGCGCCAGCTCAGCGACCGGCACGGCACCCTGCTGGAGCGGTTTTTGGTGATCGGCGAGGTCGTGCGAACGCATATCCGCGACGAATTCATCACGGATGGCCGCTTTGACACGGTGGCGGCGCGGCCCATCGCGCGCATGGGATATGCCGATTACGCAACCGTCACCGAAGCGTGGCAGATGGGCCGGCCAAAGCGCTAG
- a CDS encoding ABC transporter permease — protein MHSALRPGPGILLLGGAVAFVLLGPLLWPLPPETMDLSARNAPASLAHPLGTDQLGRDLAARLLAGGRVSLAVALMAAMVGTGLGLGIGIAAGMSRRLDGQLMRLTDIFLCLPLLPLLLIAATLFRAPLTAALGAQAGIFTLITLSIGATSWMGTARILRAEVRSVTQRDFIAAAKLSGLHPMRVALHHILPNIAPSLSVSAALAAASAILMESALSFLGLGFPPDLPSWGRLIYEGTPHLGTYPGRALWPGAMIAATAIGVTCLGDALRNLAAPH, from the coding sequence ATGCATAGCGCGCTCAGGCCCGGGCCCGGCATACTGCTGCTGGGCGGCGCGGTGGCCTTCGTGCTGCTGGGGCCACTCCTTTGGCCCCTGCCGCCTGAGACCATGGACCTTTCCGCGCGCAATGCGCCTGCCAGCCTTGCGCATCCGCTGGGCACCGATCAGCTGGGCCGCGATCTGGCAGCGCGACTGCTGGCGGGCGGGCGCGTGTCGCTGGCCGTGGCGCTGATGGCCGCGATGGTCGGGACGGGGCTGGGGCTGGGTATCGGCATCGCGGCGGGTATGTCCCGGCGTCTTGACGGGCAATTGATGCGGCTGACCGATATCTTTTTGTGCCTGCCGCTCCTGCCCCTGCTGCTGATCGCGGCAACCCTTTTTCGCGCGCCCCTGACCGCAGCGCTTGGGGCGCAGGCTGGGATCTTCACGCTGATCACCCTGTCCATCGGTGCGACCAGCTGGATGGGAACCGCCCGCATCCTGCGCGCCGAAGTGCGCAGCGTGACGCAACGCGACTTCATCGCTGCCGCAAAGCTGTCCGGCTTGCACCCGATGCGGGTCGCCCTGCATCACATCCTGCCAAACATCGCCCCGTCGCTCAGCGTTTCCGCCGCGCTGGCCGCTGCCTCCGCGATCCTGATGGAAAGCGCGCTCAGCTTTCTGGGCCTCGGTTTTCCGCCTGACCTTCCCAGCTGGGGGCGGCTGATTTACGAGGGCACGCCCCACTTGGGCACCTATCCCGGTCGCGCCCTCTGGCCCGGCGCGATGATTGCAGCCACGGCGATCGGTGTCACCTGCCTTGGCGATGCGCTGCGCAACCTTGCCGCGCCACACTAG